Genomic window (Streptomyces sp. LX-29):
CTCGCCGGTGTGCGAGTGCGGCTGGGCCAGGAGCAGGGCGGTGACAAGGCAACGCAGCTGGCTGCGTTGCAGCTCCGCGCGCTGGAACAGGGGGTCTCCCGAGTCGAGCTGTTCGAGGAGGGAACGGACCAGCAGCCGCACCGCCCGGCCCTTGGACTTGGCCAGGTCGAGGGCGAAATCGAAGCGCACGGTGGACACCGGCGGATGCCCGGTCAGCGCGGCGAATTCCTGGTCGACCAGGGCGGCGTCGATCCGCAGGCCCAGGAACCGCGTCCTCCGACTGCGCAGGGGCCGCAGTTCCTGGGTGTCGCCGGGGTTGGCGACTCCCGCCGTCGCCTCGTCGAGGGTCGCCCGCAGGCCGCCGCACGCTACCGAGATGGCACCGGAGACACCGATGTTGACGAAGTAGGAGCCGCGGTTGCGGCTCGCGGCCGAGGCGACGCGCACACCGAGTGGTGAGGCGAAGTAGCCCACCGCGAAGCCGTGCGCAGCGACGCCGCGCAGTTCGTGATCGCCTCCGCACAGCTCGCCCAGGGGTGATGTGGCGACCGAGCCGCCGAACAGACGGGTGGCGGCGTTGAGCAGGTCGGCGGGGTTCTGAGATCTGGTGATGAGGTGGTTGCGCAGCGGCGTCGGCACGATGGTGGGGTCACCTCCCTAGAGGCCCAGTGTCAGCCATGGCGGTCGGCGGGTTCCGTCGCGGGCGTACAGATCGAGCTGTACGCCACGGCTGTCTCCTGCGGACTGTCGCCGTCGAGCGAGGCGTCGGTGAAGCGCGCCCGGTCCGTCAGTGCCAGGTGGGCGCTCATCGTCCCCTCCGGGGGTAGAAGAGCAGGCCGGTGCAGCGCTCGGCCGGGCCGAGCGGCGGGTCGGTGGGCCCGGCCTCGGTGAAGACCTTCCCATCGGCCGGCCGTCGGCTGACGACGAGCCGGGTGCGCGGAGGTTCCACGGGCTCTCCACTCACATCGGCGGGGCCATGAACAGCCCCGGGTCCACGTCGTTGTGCGACGTGGCGGCGATGAACTCGTCCATCTCCTCGGCCGTGCCCCACTGATCCGCGTTGGCGGGATCGCGCAGGTCGAAGATGTGAGGGTGCCAGGTGTCCTCGTCCAGGATCTCCAGCTCGGTGGTGTACTCGACGGTGTTGCCGGCCCGGTCGAGGAAGTAGCTGAAGGAGTTGTCACCGGCCCGGTGCCGCCCCGGTCCCCACAGCCGCTCGATGCCCAGACGCCGCATCCGGCCCGTGCCGCGCATGAACTCGTCGATGCCGCGCATCTCGAAAGAGGCGTGGTGGAAGGCCGCGTGCGGCCCGCGCACGACGCCGAAGCTGTGGTGAAAGGCGTTGCACCGCAGAAACCACACGATCTCGCCACGGCCGCCCAGACACATCGTGTCCGAGAGACGGAACCCCAGGTGCTTGATGTACCAGGCAACCGTGGCCTCGGGGGTGGGAGAGTTCATCAGCACATGGGAGAGGCGCACCGGGATCGACTCGCGGGCCTCGACCTTGCGGTGCCGGCGGGCGGAGACGTCGGCGGAGACCTCGACCACACGGCCCTCGTGGTCGAAGAAGCGGACCGCGTAGCCGCCCCCGGGAGTCTCCAGCGATTTCGGCTCGTGGACTAACCGAACCCCCTGAGCGGTCAGTTGTGTGGCCAGGGTGTCGACATCGTCGGCGCCGACGGCACCGAAGGCTATGAGGTCGGTGCGCTTGTGGGCGTCCTCGCGCAACCGCACCACGTACTGCTCCGGGGAGCCTTCGGCCGCCAGAAACGAGACACCGGTGTCACCGGCGGTCTCCCTCAGCCCCCACAGCTCGGTGTAGAACCGGCGCTGCTCGGCGAAGTTGGGCATGGCGATGTCGATGTGCCGAAGGTGGGTGATCAGACTGCTGCTGCTCATGGTGCACTCCTTAAGCTGCGCTGGTCAGCTCAGTCGTTCGGTCAGCCAGTCGATGACGGTGGGCAGACGGGCCCCTCGCCCATGTGGCCGCCGGGGAACATCCGGGCCGTCTTGGGTCCCCCGTGCTCAAGGGCCAGGCAGAGGTCGGCCGCGGCGTTCTGCTGGTCGTCCTTGCCGTTGACCAGAAGCAGCGGGCAGCACGGCATGTCCAGGACGTCCTGGTCGAGCAGGGACAGCTCAGGGCAGCGGTCGACGCAGTCCTCGAAGGTGCTGCCGCCGAAGATGCGGGCCCTGGCCGGCATCAGGTCCATCAGGTCGTTGAAAGGGTTCTTACGCTGCTCCAGATGCTCGCGCAGCCGCTGCTGCGCTTGAGGCAGGCTTCGGGTTCGGGTTCGGGTTGGGGAAGTCGCAGCGGACATCTGTCTCTCCTTGTCCCTCGCGCGAACGGCAAGTCGGGCCGCTCATCGCGCCGGATGGTCACGCGGGCTCGGACATGAGCCGGTGGCAGGAATCGACCAGCGCATACGCCTCGTGGTGGCGCTGCGTTTGCTCCAGGCCGGCGATCGCCACCGAGGTCTCCACGAGCGTTCGGCAGCGCTGTGTGCGTCGGCTGACGAACGCTTGGAGCCCCGCGCCGACAGACTCGTGCCGGCCGAGTTCCTGGGCCAGCACGAGCCCGTCCTCGATGGCGAGGGCGGCGCCACTGGCCATCTGCGGTGCGGGCGCATGCGCGGCGTCACCGATGACCACGCCGTTGCCCCGGTTCCAGGCGCCCTCCAGGAGCGCCGTCAGCACTGGGCGGCGCACCACCGATGCCGACTCGGATACCAGGGAGCGGATCTCCTCCACCCGGCCCGGGAAGGTCTCCAGCAGTCGCCGCAGGCGCGGGGCGAGTTCGGCATCGGTCAGGACGCTCCGCTCCACTCCGTTCTCCGTCAGGAACACGTACGCCTGCCTGTCCGAGAGGGGCACGAGGCCGGCCGTGTGGGCCTTCCCGGCGAACTGATGGACCCCGGTGGCCCACAGCGGTCGGGGCACCAGAGCCCGCCAGACCATCTGCCCGTGGAAGTCGAGCGAGGTCTCAAGCCCCAGCAGGCCCCGCGTCGCCGAGCGGATCCCGTCAGCTCCCACCAGCAGGGCGACCCGCCTGTCCGTGCCGTCCGACAGCCGCACGTGGACCAGCTCCCCGTCCTGATCCACCGCGGCGACGTTCACTCCGTGGCGTACGACGACGCCGCACCGCTCGGCTTCCGCGTGCAGGATGCGGTGCAGTACGGGGCGCGCGATACCGACCATCGCCGGCCTCCGCGCACCGATCAGGCGCGGCAACCGAACCTCGCCCGCGGGCTCGCCGCTCACGTCCATGTGCGTGATCGTGCTCATGCCGTAGCCCTCGGTCAGACATGCGCCCGAA
Coding sequences:
- a CDS encoding VOC family protein — translated: MSSSSLITHLRHIDIAMPNFAEQRRFYTELWGLRETAGDTGVSFLAAEGSPEQYVVRLREDAHKRTDLIAFGAVGADDVDTLATQLTAQGVRLVHEPKSLETPGGGYAVRFFDHEGRVVEVSADVSARRHRKVEARESIPVRLSHVLMNSPTPEATVAWYIKHLGFRLSDTMCLGGRGEIVWFLRCNAFHHSFGVVRGPHAAFHHASFEMRGIDEFMRGTGRMRRLGIERLWGPGRHRAGDNSFSYFLDRAGNTVEYTTELEILDEDTWHPHIFDLRDPANADQWGTAEEMDEFIAATSHNDVDPGLFMAPPM
- a CDS encoding FAD-dependent monooxygenase; this translates as MESYRGARTAVIVGAGVAGLTAATALARGGWQVEIIEVGPPEAPSGWGLCLTGPSLRALDELGLSGACLTEGYGMSTITHMDVSGEPAGEVRLPRLIGARRPAMVGIARPVLHRILHAEAERCGVVVRHGVNVAAVDQDGELVHVRLSDGTDRRVALLVGADGIRSATRGLLGLETSLDFHGQMVWRALVPRPLWATGVHQFAGKAHTAGLVPLSDRQAYVFLTENGVERSVLTDAELAPRLRRLLETFPGRVEEIRSLVSESASVVRRPVLTALLEGAWNRGNGVVIGDAAHAPAPQMASGAALAIEDGLVLAQELGRHESVGAGLQAFVSRRTQRCRTLVETSVAIAGLEQTQRHHEAYALVDSCHRLMSEPA
- a CDS encoding AraC family transcriptional regulator, which encodes MPTPLRNHLITRSQNPADLLNAATRLFGGSVATSPLGELCGGDHELRGVAAHGFAVGYFASPLGVRVASAASRNRGSYFVNIGVSGAISVACGGLRATLDEATAGVANPGDTQELRPLRSRRTRFLGLRIDAALVDQEFAALTGHPPVSTVRFDFALDLAKSKGRAVRLLVRSLLEQLDSGDPLFQRAELQRSQLRCLVTALLLAQPHSHTGELHDGPQPGYPRSLRAALAFIEANLAEHISLGGIAEAAGCSPRTLSSTFRGRLGLSPMSYVRNLRLDRIREDILASTDPVGTIAYRWGVSHLGRFASEYRDRFAELPSDTATRR